A single genomic interval of Theropithecus gelada isolate Dixy chromosome 16, Tgel_1.0, whole genome shotgun sequence harbors:
- the PRR11 gene encoding proline-rich protein 11, producing the protein MPKFKQRRRKLKAKAKRLFKKKEASHFQSKLITSPPPPPSPERVIISSIDISQSRSWLRSSWNFKFPNIRDAIELWTNRVWSIYSWCQNCITQSLEVLKDTIFPSRIYHRELYSLKQQFCILESKLRKLQEALKTISESSSCPSCGQTCHMSGKLTNVPACVLITPGDSKAVLPPTLPQPASHLPPPPPPPPPPPPLPPPPPPRPPVAPVLLRKPSLAKVLQAGPLKKDGPMQITVKDLLTVKLKKTQSVDERRKLIPSPKARNPLVTVSDLQRVTLKPNSKVLSTRVTNVLITPGKSQMDLRKLLRKVDVERSPGGTPLTNKENMETGTGLTPVMTQALRRKFQLAHPRSPTPTLPLSTSSFDEQN; encoded by the exons ATGCCCAAGTTCAAACAACGAAGACGAAAGCTAAAAGCCAAAGCCAAAAGattattcaaaaaaaaagaagcctccCACTTTCAGTCCAAGCTAATTACATCTCCTCCTCCACCACCCTCGCCAGAAAG agtcattatttcttcaatagATATATCTCAAAGCAGAAGCTGGCTAAGATCATCCTGGAACTTCAAATTTCCTAACATCAGAGACGCAATAGAACTTTGGACAAATAGAGTGTGGTCTATATACAGCTGGTGCCAGAACTGCATAACCCAG aGTTTAGAAGTATTGAAAGACACCATCTTTCCATCTCGTATCTACCACCGAGAACTTTACAGTCTAAAACAACAGTTTTGCATTTTGGAAAGTAAATTACGCAAGCTCCAGGAAGCACTGAAG ACCATCTCAGAAAGTTCTTCCTGTCCAAGCTGTGGTCAAACATGTCACATGAGTGGTAAACTTACAAATGTGCCTGCCTGTGTTCTCATCACCCCTGGGGACTCCAAAGCTGTGCTTCCTCCCACGCTTCCACAGCCAGCCagccatcttcctcctcctcctcctccacctccacctccacctccacttcCACCTCCGCCACCTCCTCGACCACCAGTAGCACCTGTGTTGCTCAGAAAACCCAGTCTTGCTAAAGTACTTCAG GCTGGACCATTAAAAAAAGATGGACCCATGCAGATAACAGTTAAAGATCTGCTGACtgtaaaattaaagaagacacagagTGTAGATGAAAGGAGGAAG cTTATACCATCGCCGAAAGCACGGAATCCACTAGTTACTGTCTCTGATTTGCAGCGTGTTACCCTGAAACCTAACTCCAAAGTGTTATCAACTCGAGTTACAAATGTCTTAAT TACTCCTGGAAAAAGTCAGATGGATCTGCGGAAACTGCTTAGAAAAGTCGATGTAGAGAG GAGCCCAGGTGGAACCCCTCTTACcaacaaagaaaatatggaaacagGAACAGGACTGACTCCAGTGATGACTCAGGCCTTAAGGAGAAAGTTTCAG
- the LOC112610060 gene encoding speedy protein E6 isoform X3, producing the protein MTSCQPHPQDEEQSPQLSTSGYPRQEVVDNEVSGPSASGVDPSPPCRSLCWKRKREWSDKSEESLEEEPEKELAHEPEETWVVEMLCGLKMKLKLKLKQQLVSSVLPEHHEDFNRLLAPGVDPSPPRRSLCWKRKREWSDESEESSEEEPEKELAPEPEETWAAETLCGLKMKLKRRRVSCVLPEHHETFNRLLEDPVVKRFLAWDKDLRVSDKYLLAMVIAYFSRAGLFSWQYQRIHFFLALYLANDMEEDNEASKRNIFYFLYGKNRSQIPLFHKLRFQFFCSMRCRAWVSLEELEEIQAYDPEHWVWARDRACLS; encoded by the exons ATGACCAGTTGTCAACCGCACCCCCAGGATGAGGAGCAGAGCCCCCAGCTGAGCACCTCGGGGTACCCCCGCCAGGAGGTGGTAGATAATGAAGTGTCGGGACCATCAG CCTCTGGGGTAGATCCCAGCCCCCCATGTAGGTCCCTTTGCTGGAAAAGGAAGAGGGAGTGGTCGGACAAATCTGAGGAGTCATTGGAGGAGGAGCCAGAGAAGGAGCTCGCCCATGAGCCTGAGGAGACCTGGGTGGTGGAGATGCTGTGTGGGCTCAAGATGAAGCTGAAGTTGAAGCTGAAGCAACAGCTAGTGTCGTCCGTGCTCCCTGAGCACCACGAGGACTTCAACAGGCTGCTTG CCCCTGGGGTAGATCCTAGTCCCCCACGTAGGTCCCTTTGCTGGAAAAGGAAGAGGGAGTGGTCGGACGAATCTGAGGAGTCATCAGAGGAGGAGCCAGAGAAGGAGCTCGCTCCTGAGCCTGAGGAGACCTGGGCGGCAGAGACGCTGTGTGGGCTCAAGATGAAGCTGAAGCGACGGCGAGTGTCATGCGTGCTCCCTGAGCACCACGAGACTTTCAACAGGCTGCTTG AGGATCCTGTCGTTAAAAGATTCCTGGCCTGGGACAAAGATCTGAGGGTGTCCGACAAG TATCTCCTGGCTATGGTGATAGCATATTTTAGCCGTGCTGGCCTCTTCTCCTGGCAATACCAACGCATTCATTTCTTCCTGGCTCT CTACCTGGCCAATGACATGGAGGAGGACAACGAGGCCTCCAAACGAAACATCTTCTACTTCCTGTACGGGAAGAACCGATCCCAGATACCCTTGTTCCATAAGCTTCGGTTCCAGTTCTTCTGTTCCATGCGCTGCAGGGCTTGGGTTTCCCTGGAGGAGTtggaggag ATCCAGGCTTATGACCCAGAGCACTGGGTGTGGGCACGAGATCGCGCCTGCCTTTCCTAG
- the LOC112610060 gene encoding speedy protein E3 isoform X2, with product MTSCQPHPQDEEQSPQLSTSGYPRQEVVDNEVSGPSAPGVDPSPPRRSLCWKRKREWSDESEESSEEEPEKELAPEPEETWAAETLCGLKMKLKRRRVSCVLPEHHETFNRLLEDPVVKRFLAWDKDLRVSDKYLLAMVIAYFSRAGLFSWQYQRIHFFLALYLANDMEEDNEASKRNIFYFLYGKNRSQIPLFHKLRFQFFCSMRCRAWVSLEELEEIQAYDPEHWVWARDRACLS from the exons ATGACCAGTTGTCAACCGCACCCCCAGGATGAGGAGCAGAGCCCCCAGCTGAGCACCTCGGGGTACCCCCGCCAGGAGGTGGTAGATAATGAAGTGTCGGGACCATCAG CCCCTGGGGTAGATCCTAGTCCCCCACGTAGGTCCCTTTGCTGGAAAAGGAAGAGGGAGTGGTCGGACGAATCTGAGGAGTCATCAGAGGAGGAGCCAGAGAAGGAGCTCGCTCCTGAGCCTGAGGAGACCTGGGCGGCAGAGACGCTGTGTGGGCTCAAGATGAAGCTGAAGCGACGGCGAGTGTCATGCGTGCTCCCTGAGCACCACGAGACTTTCAACAGGCTGCTTG AGGATCCTGTCGTTAAAAGATTCCTGGCCTGGGACAAAGATCTGAGGGTGTCCGACAAG TATCTCCTGGCTATGGTGATAGCATATTTTAGCCGTGCTGGCCTCTTCTCCTGGCAATACCAACGCATTCATTTCTTCCTGGCTCT CTACCTGGCCAATGACATGGAGGAGGACAACGAGGCCTCCAAACGAAACATCTTCTACTTCCTGTACGGGAAGAACCGATCCCAGATACCCTTGTTCCATAAGCTTCGGTTCCAGTTCTTCTGTTCCATGCGCTGCAGGGCTTGGGTTTCCCTGGAGGAGTtggaggag ATCCAGGCTTATGACCCAGAGCACTGGGTGTGGGCACGAGATCGCGCCTGCCTTTCCTAG
- the LOC112610060 gene encoding speedy protein E5 isoform X1 yields the protein MTSCQPHPQDEEQSPQLSTSGYPRQEVVDNEVSGPSASGVDPSPPCRSLCWKRKREWSDKSEESLEEEPEKELAHEPEETWVVEMLCGLKMKLKLKLKQQLVSSVLPEHHEDFNRLLEDPVVKRFLAWDKDLRVSDKYLLAMVIAYFSRAGLFSWQYQRIHFFLALYLANDMEEDNEASKRNIFYFLYGKNRSQIPLFHKLRFQFFCSMRCRAWVSLEELEEIQAYDPEHWVWARDRACLS from the exons ATGACCAGTTGTCAACCGCACCCCCAGGATGAGGAGCAGAGCCCCCAGCTGAGCACCTCGGGGTACCCCCGCCAGGAGGTGGTAGATAATGAAGTGTCGGGACCATCAG CCTCTGGGGTAGATCCCAGCCCCCCATGTAGGTCCCTTTGCTGGAAAAGGAAGAGGGAGTGGTCGGACAAATCTGAGGAGTCATTGGAGGAGGAGCCAGAGAAGGAGCTCGCCCATGAGCCTGAGGAGACCTGGGTGGTGGAGATGCTGTGTGGGCTCAAGATGAAGCTGAAGTTGAAGCTGAAGCAACAGCTAGTGTCGTCCGTGCTCCCTGAGCACCACGAGGACTTCAACAGGCTGCTTG AGGATCCTGTCGTTAAAAGATTCCTGGCCTGGGACAAAGATCTGAGGGTGTCCGACAAG TATCTCCTGGCTATGGTGATAGCATATTTTAGCCGTGCTGGCCTCTTCTCCTGGCAATACCAACGCATTCATTTCTTCCTGGCTCT CTACCTGGCCAATGACATGGAGGAGGACAACGAGGCCTCCAAACGAAACATCTTCTACTTCCTGTACGGGAAGAACCGATCCCAGATACCCTTGTTCCATAAGCTTCGGTTCCAGTTCTTCTGTTCCATGCGCTGCAGGGCTTGGGTTTCCCTGGAGGAGTtggaggag ATCCAGGCTTATGACCCAGAGCACTGGGTGTGGGCACGAGATCGCGCCTGCCTTTCCTAG